The uncultured Sphaerochaeta sp. genome includes the window AATGGAGCGATGGTCTCAGGGTACAGTTGGAATTCTCACTTCCGTCATGATGATTTTCATCTGGCGATTATACCCTACATTACAGGGCACCAGCCTTTGGGCAGTTGGAGCACTACTGACCACATTAGGATTCTTTCCCATGTGGCTCGAGCCAACGCTTGGCAGTATGGCCATTGTGCTGAACAATATTGCAACAATTACCACACCACTGCTCATCTTCGAGTGAGCCATCAGGTTCAAGGGTCTTCATCCTCTAGACTCTGTACGCGTTCCTTTTGAGATTCTCTATGGAATAGGCTATCTTCTTTCGACTCTCTTGAACCTACATAATGCAAGAGGGCGATATATGATCAATGATCTTCTCATGATGATTGTCCTTGCCTTGACTATTGTGGTCCTGCTTTGGAAGGTGAAAGGGCTTGAACGTATTGTCTATATAATCATTGCAGTCACATTCGCCCTGATGTTTGTTGCCTTCTTCTTTCGATGGCTGTTCTCTGTGCGTAACAGCAATTTCCTGAACGATCCCAATCAGGTGCTGACCCCCATAATCTTTTTCACGCTTGTCCCATGGGCTATCGGATGGTCATATGGATTTATTCTCATTATCAACATCAAGGGGAGACAGGCACTCTTTGACGCAGCTCGTACCGACGTGCTTACGGGACTGAACAATCGGTTATGGATGACCGAACAATTTGATGCTGCGCTCAAGGATGCAACCACCAAAGGTACCTCTCTGTGTCTTTCAGTATTGGATGTCAATGGATTCAAGAAACTCAACGATAAGTATGGACACATGTTTGGGGATGAAGTGTTACAACATATCGGCAAGGTAATAAGAGAACGACTGGCTGATGGGGATTCAGCTATCCGTTACGGAGGGGATGAATTCATCCTCCTCCTTACTTGCCAAAAATCAGGTAACAACCTTACGCAAAAATTACAACAGCTTGTAGAGGCCGTTACAGAGCCAATAACCATTGATTCTGTTGACCTGAACCTATCTATAAGCTTTGGGAATGTTCACTATCCTAAGGATGGAACTACCAGTGATGAACTCTTCAAGGTAGCCGACAGTAGGATGTATGAACAGAAACGCGTTGCCATGCGATGAAAAAAATGCATCGATGTGAACCTAATACATGGAAGGCTGCGCTGAAATACCTATGGTTACTTGTACACTTCCACCTCTTCTCTCTATGCTGCTATTAGGAAAAAAGTTCACCATCCCCTTTCCGATTATTGATATTTTTAGTAGCTTCTAAAAATACAATCTTTTATCTCCTATATACATCCATTTAATTTGAATTATATCGAAGGTTGTTTTTATAGAATCACGTCATGGTGGTAATACCACCTCTGGCTTTTGTTTCATGAGAGGAATAACAGGTTGTAATCTATTTGTAAGGTGGCTATTTTTATGCAGATTTCTGACAAGCATGTAGTGAGTATGAACTACACATTGAAAAACGACCAGGGAACAGTTCTTGATAGTTCAGAAAACCGTGAACCGCTTTCTTTCATCGTCGGTTCCGGGATGATCATTCCAGGGCTGGAGAAAGAACTTCACGGTAAAGAAAAGGGAGACAAAGTATCAGTAACCGTCGAACCCAAGGAAGGGTATGGTGAATATGATCCTTCCCAGACTATTGCAGTTTCCAAGAACCAGTTTGCTGAGGGAACTGAAGTCAAGGTGGGGATGACTGTTCAGGCCCAGAGAGAAGATGGTCAAGTACAACTATTGACCATTAAAGAGGTTGTGGATGACACCATTACATTGGATGCAAACCACCCTCTTGCTGGAGTGACCCTCCATTTCGATGTTCAAATCGAAGATGTCCGTGAGGCTACAGAGGAAGAAATTGAACATGGTCATGTACACTGATCTGTTTTCTGATTGATTCTTTCAACCAACTAAATCACCTATCCAAGACCGTCGGTATACAGGTAGTATTACCTAGCTGACGGTCTTGTTGTGGTAGTGGTTCTTTGATTGATAGATAATGAATCTCAATCCTAGTATTTCATGCGTCCAATCGATGCAATTTTGTTTGTAATGGATCAACAAGAACTGTCCAGAAAAGATCTCGTTCCCATTATTGGTAGTCAGAGCAAAGTGTCTGAAATTTTGAACAGAAAACGACCTCTCAGTCTTTCTATGATGAGAAGGCTTCATGAGGAATTGAATATTCCAGCAGCATTACTACTTCAAGACACACAGCAAAACAGATTCCTGTAAAGCATCTCAGCAATGATGATTATCCTGTTTTCGAGATTGAATGTGTTTTATAGTTTACGTATATAGAGAACTATGCTCTGCTATGAAAAGAAACCAACAACCCCGAACTGCATAACAGCCAATTTCTCATATTATCACTTTCTAGCACACAATTTATTTCATTCAGCCCTCCCCTACTCTTGCCATTCTCTCATTCCAGGATGATAGTTATATCATAGCTATTGCGGTAATACTTCCCATTTGGGAAAAGGAATGAAGCTATGCAAAGAGATACATTTCATACAGTGATCATACTGGTACTTGGCATGCTACTCCTGTTGGTATCCTGTGCTACTTCCACTACAGCCGAGCCTATGCATGAAATAGAAAGTGAGGTTGTCTTCCCCATTTCAATTGAGGATCTTTCTACTACTTCACCTGAAACAGAGACACCAATTGCTGCACTGGATGCACCTGATGAACAACAAAATTCGATTGCACAATTGATAAAACCCAAGCGAGTTTTTCACTATGGAGATGTTCCACGTTACGGCGAGTATCTTATTGTAAGCAATGAAACCGGCTACACACTGGTACAGCTTGATATATTCAATGAGAGCATGTACCGCTCAAATGACCAGATGGATAATCTGTTAGAACCGGAGGCTCTGATTCACCACGGTCAACAGAGAATTGCACTATTCAAGTTTCCGTTATTACAACAAGCCTTAGAGCAACAAGGAAAAGAATCATACTCAGTCAATGCAATCGACATCGATGGAGATCGGTATAGCTTCTCATGGTTGCCAGAAACCGATTCATGGAATATCGAGATTACTGAAGATGAACTCACCT containing:
- a CDS encoding GGDEF domain-containing protein; the encoded protein is MINDLLMMIVLALTIVVLLWKVKGLERIVYIIIAVTFALMFVAFFFRWLFSVRNSNFLNDPNQVLTPIIFFTLVPWAIGWSYGFILIINIKGRQALFDAARTDVLTGLNNRLWMTEQFDAALKDATTKGTSLCLSVLDVNGFKKLNDKYGHMFGDEVLQHIGKVIRERLADGDSAIRYGGDEFILLLTCQKSGNNLTQKLQQLVEAVTEPITIDSVDLNLSISFGNVHYPKDGTTSDELFKVADSRMYEQKRVAMR
- a CDS encoding peptidylprolyl isomerase, encoding MQISDKHVVSMNYTLKNDQGTVLDSSENREPLSFIVGSGMIIPGLEKELHGKEKGDKVSVTVEPKEGYGEYDPSQTIAVSKNQFAEGTEVKVGMTVQAQREDGQVQLLTIKEVVDDTITLDANHPLAGVTLHFDVQIEDVREATEEEIEHGHVH